The Gammaproteobacteria bacterium genome window below encodes:
- a CDS encoding ribonucleoside-diphosphate reductase subunit alpha (Catalyzes the rate-limiting step in dNTP synthesis): VMSIGMRNSNTMAIAPTATISNICGVSQSIEPIYQNLFVKSNLSGEFTVVNPYLVDDLKQQGLWDEVMVNDLKYYDGSVQHIDRVPEILKAIYATAFEVDSRWLVEAASRRQKWIDQGQSLNLYMAEPSGKKLDNLYKLAWVRGLKTTYYLRSLGATAVEKSTTQEPEPTLDPEPIVCSILDPDCEACQ; the protein is encoded by the coding sequence GGTTATGAGCATTGGCATGCGTAACTCGAATACGATGGCGATTGCACCCACAGCGACGATTTCGAACATCTGCGGGGTCAGCCAGTCAATCGAACCGATATACCAGAACCTGTTTGTCAAATCGAATCTCTCCGGTGAATTTACCGTGGTCAATCCTTACCTGGTGGACGATTTGAAGCAGCAGGGCCTGTGGGACGAGGTCATGGTCAACGATCTGAAGTATTACGATGGCAGCGTACAGCACATTGATCGGGTTCCGGAAATATTGAAAGCCATATATGCGACCGCGTTTGAAGTCGATTCGCGCTGGCTGGTCGAAGCAGCATCGCGTCGGCAAAAATGGATCGACCAGGGGCAATCGCTCAATCTTTACATGGCCGAGCCATCCGGTAAAAAGCTCGACAACCTGTACAAGCTAGCCTGGGTACGTGGCCTCAAAACCACCTACTACCTGCGATCGCTCGGTGCGACCGCGGTTGAGAAATCGACAACCCAGGAACCCGAACCGACATTGGATC